A portion of the Bactrocera neohumeralis isolate Rockhampton chromosome 2, APGP_CSIRO_Bneo_wtdbg2-racon-allhic-juicebox.fasta_v2, whole genome shotgun sequence genome contains these proteins:
- the LOC126768095 gene encoding titin, with protein MENIFSLFTFLVVCTSLGYASHHGFDETSYGGHHPIETHSEVSKHVPVKVIEKVPLSIPHPVPVKVPNLIRIEIPEPYAVHVPVEQEIQVPTYNIVPEITEKRIPYTVEKPYPVEVERPYPVEVVKQIKIPVPKPYPVPVTIYKHVVQKDHGWD; from the exons atggaaaatatt TTTTCGCTGTTCACCTTTTTGGTGGTGTGTACGAGTCTAGGTTATGCCTCACATCATGGCTTTGATGAAACATCATATGGCGGTCATCATCCAATTGAAACTCATTCAGAGGTCTCTAAGCATGTACCGGTTAAAGTAATCGAGAAAGTGCCGCTCTCCATCCCACATCCGGTGCCTGTAAAGGTGCCCAATCTTATACGCATAGAAATACCCGAACCATATGCAGTGCATGTGCCCGTGGAACAGGAAATTCAAGTGCCCACATATAATATCGTGCCGGAGATTACCGAAAAACGTATACCCTATACTGTTGAGAAACCATATCCGGTAGAGGTGGAGCGCCCATATCCTGTAGAAGTGGTGAAACAGATAAAAATTCCCGTTCCAAAACCATACCCCGTGCCAGTAACTATTTACAAACATGTTGTGCAGAAGGATCATGGTTGGGATTAA